From the Pectobacterium carotovorum genome, one window contains:
- the fdhE gene encoding formate dehydrogenase accessory protein FdhE — protein MSIRIVPQEQLEQNEKSTQEGHIPPLLFANLKSLYSSRAERLRQLAEDHPLGDYLTFAAGVVEAQQKVLHDHPLKLDLSDVLKQSGERPPLDIAVFPRDAHWHTLLRALIEELKPDASGQVLSTLENLEKASEQELEEQATALLQHEFRAENNDKAPFIWAALSLFWAQMASLLPGKARAVPGEHRQFCPVCGSIPVSGVVQLGTSSGLRYLHCNLCESEWHMVRVKCSNCEESSELNYWSLDSENSAIKAESCGHCGTYLKLLYQEKDHRVEAVADDLASLVLDVKMEEEGFSRSSINPFLFPESSIE, from the coding sequence ATGAGTATTCGTATTGTTCCTCAGGAACAGCTAGAACAGAATGAAAAATCGACGCAGGAAGGGCATATTCCTCCGCTGCTGTTTGCCAATCTAAAAAGCCTGTACAGCAGCCGCGCGGAGCGTCTGCGTCAGCTGGCTGAAGATCACCCTCTGGGGGATTACCTCACCTTCGCCGCTGGCGTGGTGGAAGCCCAGCAGAAGGTGCTGCACGATCATCCGTTGAAGCTTGACCTGAGTGACGTGCTGAAACAGTCCGGTGAACGTCCACCGCTCGATATCGCGGTGTTCCCGCGTGATGCACACTGGCACACGCTGCTGCGTGCGCTGATCGAAGAATTAAAACCGGATGCCAGCGGACAGGTGTTATCCACGCTGGAAAATCTGGAAAAAGCCTCAGAACAGGAGTTGGAAGAGCAGGCAACGGCGCTGCTGCAACACGAGTTTCGCGCTGAAAACAATGATAAAGCCCCGTTCATCTGGGCGGCGCTGTCGCTGTTCTGGGCACAGATGGCAAGTCTGCTGCCCGGTAAAGCGCGCGCGGTACCCGGCGAACATCGTCAGTTCTGCCCGGTGTGCGGCAGTATTCCGGTATCGGGCGTGGTGCAGTTAGGTACGTCCAGCGGCTTGCGTTATCTGCACTGCAATCTGTGCGAGAGCGAATGGCACATGGTGCGGGTGAAATGCAGCAACTGTGAAGAGTCGAGCGAGCTGAATTACTGGTCGCTGGATAGCGAAAATTCCGCCATCAAAGCGGAAAGCTGCGGTCACTGCGGCACGTATCTGAAGCTGCTATATCAGGAAAAAGATCACCGTGTAGAAGCCGTCGCCGACGATCTGGCTTCGCTGGTGCTGGATGTGAAAATGGAGGAAGAAGGCTTTTCTCGCAGTAGCATCAACCCCTTCCTGTTCCCGGAAAGTTCGATCGAATAG